The Paenibacillus sp. RC334 nucleotide sequence TTCTTCACCCGGTCGTCAGCAAGCAGTGTATCGTACATTTCATCCAGATCCATATCGTCCAGATGCGTACCGTAGGCCTTGTACACACTGTAAGGAGCGAATACATGCAGCGGCTCATTATCCTGAGCCAGCTTATAAAAGCGGTTCGGAACAATCAGTCCGATGGAGAGTGTCTTGAGGCGTACTCTTTCGTCGGCATTGATTTTTTTACTATCCAGGAACTCCAGTACATCCCAACCGAAAATGTTGTAGTATGCAGCGCCGGAGCCTTTACGTTGACCCATCTGATCCGCGTAGGAGAAGCCGTCCTCCATCAGTTTCAGCACAGGCATAATTCCTTTAGCCGCGCCTTCTACACCTTTAATCGCTTCGCCACGTGACCGCAGTTTCGACAGGTTGACCGCGACACCGCCGCCGATTTTGGACAACTGCATGCAAGTGTTTAGCACGTAGTTGATCGAGTTGAGGGAGTCGTCCATTTCGAGCAGGAAGCAGGACACCAGTTCTCCACGACGGCTTTTGCCTGCATTTAGGAAGGTTGGCGTAGCCGGCTGGAGACGCTGCTCCATCATCGAGCGGGACAACAGGCGCGCCGTATCGGCGTTACCCCGTCCCAAATGCAGGGCGACGACCGCCACCCGGTCAGGATAGTGCTCCAGATAAACCTTACGGTCATTACTCTTCACTGCATAATCCGTATAAAACTTGGATGCTGCCATATAGGAAGGAAATTTAAAATTATAACTATGAGTGATATGGAAAATATCCTTAATTTCGTCAGCTGTATAGCTACTATAGAAATTTTCGTAATAATCATTCTCAATCATGTAGAGCACTTGAGCCGCTGTATCCGCAAACTTCAAGCTCCGTTCTTCGACTTCCTTCATAAATTCGTCTACAGCCTCTTGGTCCTTTTCCAATTGGAAAAAGCCATCTGTATCGCGTTTCATCAACATGTTGTTCAGTTCAATATGCCGCAACTCGGCTCACCTCCTGTTTGAAACGCTCTACATCGCCGAACGTTCCGGATAATTCAAATTTACTGATGACAGGCACGTTATAATGGTCGGAGATCAAATCCGCGCTTTTGGCAAAGCTCTCGCCCCAGTTACGGTTGCCGCTGGCAGCCACACCCACGAGGTTTTGAGCATTTTTTTGCAAAAAGGAAGATACCCTCTCAGGTATCTGTCCAAACCCCGTTGTATATGTAATGAGTACGTATGGTTCCTCTATAGTCATTTGCTCCTGGATTTGGACCGCCGGAAGCTTGAGCTTCCCGATAAATCTTTTTACATTGCCGGTCTTGGAATCATAGGCAATCAGCATTGTATTCATCCTCCTTGACATTTGGCAAAACAGCATCTGTCCAAGGCTCGAAATCCTGTAAAGATTCGCAACCCCTTGCTGGCTGTGCTTCGCCAAAATTTTAACGCCTATTTATATCGGTACTTCCATATCTGTATTTTAAAGATATATGTGTAAAATACGCGTTGCACACTATATTTAGAGTACGATTTCTATTTTATATCTATATATAGGTGAGGTCAATCACTTTTAAAAGGTTGGGCACAAGGATTGGGGGCAAGTCCAAGCGGGGGGCGGGATAAGCAGAATAACTTTTTTTTTCGTGCGAATTTTACAAATGTACTGGAGTTTTGAGGGATGAAGATGTACGATTTGTCAATAGGAGATACTGTGGTAAATCTACCTTTTACTGTAGGGGGGATACGTATGATGGGAAATGGATTTATGGATTCAGGGTCGTTTGATGCTATATTAAGATACCATTACATAACCGAAGGGAAGATGTACTATGCCGCATATGATTGGGGAACGCATCGTATTGAGGGAGTATCGTCAGGAGGATATACCGGAAATACGAAAATGGGTCAATGACCCGGATATTACATGCGGTTTGAGCGATGTTTTTACTTATCCTCATTCTCAGACGAATAGCGAAGCCTACGTACAGATGATGATCGACGGTAACTCCGAGATCAAGGGCTTTGTTATTGCGCATAAAGACACACTGGACTATATTGGACAACTGGATTTATTTAAAATCAACTGGATGAATCGGCATGCCACGCTCGGCATTGTGATTGGACGCGACGATAACCTGGGCAAAGGCTACGGACGTGAAGCGATCCGGCTATTACAGAAATTTGTATTTCATACGCTGAATCTGAATCGGCTGGAGCTGGAGGTCTATTCATATAATGAACGTGCATATCGCTGCTATCTGGCCTGCGGCTTCAAGGAGGAAGGTCGGCTGCGGCAAAAGCTGTTCAGAGAAGGCCAATACTATGACATCATTCAAATGGGCATTTTGCGAAGTGAGTATGAGGCTGCGGAGCAAACGACGGAATCTTCGCAGAACGTGTAGGGAAACAGACAGTCATCATCGTGTCATGTATATATGGAATGAAACAGAACGTTCAATGTAAAAGGGCTGAACAGCATCAGGCTGTCAGCCCCTGTAAGCTTTCATTCATATAAGCCAAACTCGAACTATAAGCTGACTTGAAAAAATAAGCATCAAAACGGAGTAGGCGGAATGGTGCTGTACAAGCGAAGCACCATCCGACTGCGTAGTGGCACAGTAAGTAACTTTTAAGTTCAGCTTATTTGATCGTTATTTTTCTGCGTTCCACAGCTTAAGCCGATTTTGGATCAGTCCGGTGTAGATTTCTTCAGCCTTCGGCACGCCCGCCTGATCCAGCTCTTGGAGCATGCGGTCATAGACAGCATCAAATTGATCGGGCTTGGCGAGTACAGCCTCGGGAATCCGTTTGCGCACAATGTCCTGCGACTTCTGATAAATGACATTGTAGTTCGTATTGGTCGGAACGGGCATGTTGTAGGCGGCGCCCCATTCTTTCACTGGAAAATCCTTTTCGTTCGGGAACAGGTCCTTCCACGTTCGAGCATTGTAGGCTTGCAGGGATTTTTTTTCGGCCCGGCTGTAATTTTCGGTAATCATCTCGGGATAGTTCGTCGTATAGTAGTTGCCGGAAGGGTCCTTGATGCCGTCACCGTAATGCGGTCCCCATATCCAATATAAACCGATGCCCGACTCTCTCATAAAAGCGGAATTATCGGTGTTTTTACGTTGCTGCACATCGGGCGGAATAACCCGTTTGCCATTCTCTACTTTGTAATGCTGGCCTTCGATTCCCCAGTTGCGCAAAATTTGTCCTTCGTCGGAGGCCAGAAAATCCAGAAATTTGATGGCACGCACGGGATTTTTGCACGAGGTCGTAATTCCGATCCCGTATGCAGCATCAAAGCCAAGCGGCTGGAGGGAATGATCCTCGTATTTCTCGCTTAACGTAACCGGGAAATGCGCGTAGGTAAATTCATCCTTGCCCGCCGCTTTGAGCGCGTTTTCGGCATCCTGATAATTCCACTCCTGATCGATGAGTCCAATCACACGACCTGCGGCGATTTTGGACTTGTATTGATCGCTTTTTTGCACAAAAGTATCCTTATCCAGCAGTCCTTCGTTGTACATATGATTCAGCCAGCGAAAATATTCCCGTTCCTCCGGGCGTTTGTAGTGGAGAATGGCTTTACGCGTCTTGGGATCGATATAATACTCTCCATCGTCCGGTCCGCCTGTAGCGGTAACTGCCGGATTTGTCACGGTAATTTGAATTTTCCAATCTTCGGCATCAAGGGAGAGGGGGATGGTAGGCTGACCGTTAGTGGTGGGATATAGGGCTACATAGTCCTTGAGTGCTTTTTCAAAATCCTGAACCGTGCGAATTTTCGGATAGCCGAGCTTCTCGAGTGCCTGATGCTGGATTTCGAACCCCGCTTGTGCGTCAAATGCGATGTGATCTACGCCCAAATTTGTCGGAATGGTATAGATGGCAGGGTCGTCATTGCTATATTTAATACGGTTAAAATAGTCTCCGTACACTTTCTTGATATTGGGGCCGTATTTATCAATCAGGTCGGTTAAGTCAATGAGTGCCCCGGCATCGACCAGCTTACCGACATCGCTTTTGGGATAGACCAGGTCAGGATACTCTCCGCTGGCAGCCATCAAAGCAAACTTTTCCTCACTCCGGCCATTGACGGCATGTTCTCCGTTCAGTGTCACGCCCGTTTTTTTGATAATTTCCTGTCCAATTGCATCTTTCATGTTATTCCAGTTCGAGCTGGCGTCACCACCAAAAAAAGTAAGTGTAACAGGACTGGTATCATCGGGATTTTCCTTTTCTGCCGTACCGCCTGTTCCGTTTGCGCAGCCCGTCGTGACGAGTAGCAACAAAGCCAGGAGCAGGATGGAGCCTTGTCGTACCGACCTGATCTTGAACATCTGCAAAATCCCCCTTTATAAGTATGATTTACATAATGTAAGTGCTTTCAATAGTAAATTGTAGGAAATACCGAACCCTACGTCAAGTCATTTATGTTGATTTGTTATGTGTTTGTTTTTTTATTATGCAAACATATTTTGGTGGATGGTGTGGATTTGTGTAAATCTATCGTTTGATGATATAAAACAAAGTGTGCTACGATGATACCAGTTTATGGGTACACCCATGTATTGGAAAGGCAGAGGCAAAAAAAGATTCCGAATAGGGTTGGGTGAGAAGATGCGTGGAAAAATAACGTTGCAGGAAATTGCGGATGCGGCCGGTGTTTCAAAGTTCGCTGTTTCGCGTGCATTGTCCGGCAAGCCCGGAGTAAGTGAGGAGACGAGGGCAGTGTTGGTCAAGCTGGCTGCCCAGATGGGCTATTTTCGCAATCATCCAAAGACAACGGGGGTGGAACCTCGGGACACGGATGCCGGGGAATGGTCGGGAACTGTGCTGGTGTTATTTCCGAATATACGGCACCAGAACAGAGAATCCAGGTATTGGGGTCCTGTGTTTGAAGGCATTTCTGAGCGCCTGAATGGAAAGGGAATGAACATGCTGACGTTAACGGAGCCTTCAACAGAGGATATGTTTTCTTTGCTGAATCCAGAAGCGATCAGGGGCATTATCACAGTGGGGTCGATTTCTACTTCTATATTGCTGAATATTTATCGGATGAGCATTCCGGTCGTCATGGTGGACCATTGGGATGCTGCGTTTTTAAGCGATACGGTGTTTACAGATAACCGCACATGTATGTCTGAACTCATGAGAAATGTGCTGTGCAGGGGCTATACCCGTTTTCAATTTGTCGGAAATATCGACGATGCTCACAGTTTCTATGAACGTTGGGAAGCTTTTCGCTCCACACTGGAGCTTGGAGGAATAGACTTAAAGCAAAACGGAGCTTTGCTCCACATGGGAGCGCAGAAGCTCGCCGAGGAATTGGACAAGCTGACCGAGGATGAATTGCCGGAGATCTTTGTATGTGTGAATGATGTGACTGCCGGGCACGTGGTGGATGTGCTCAAACGAAAGGGAATTGACGTCCCAAGGCGCTGTGGAGTGACTGGTTTTGACGATACGAGCGAGCAGATGCCGATTTATGCTACGGTGAGAGTGGATAAGGAGCTGCTGGGAATGCGTGCGGTGGATCAATTGCTATGGCGTATAACCAACCCGGATTCGCCCGTCGAGAAAAAGCTGCTGCACGCGGAGCTAGTCATACGGGAGGGGTATGCGCCGCGGCTCAGTCAGGGAAATGATGATCATGAACACCCGATTAGTACAATCAAATATAGTTGATGTCCAGATGTAGATGATTGAGCTCAGTACATGGGGAAGATAAAAAAGTCGCTTTTAGCCTTTTTTGGGCGAGAGCGACTTTTCTTTGTTGTTTTTCAATTTGTTTTTTTACAAAAAACGATTTGACTAATTTGTTAGCTTAATGTTATTTTTGTTATGTTTATAGAGGAGCCAAGATGTTCCCAATCATCCTTACAGGGAGGCTTGCGACGATGTTCAATGTGACAGGGTTGGATAACTGGAGGTTTAGGGAAGCGCAAGGTGATGAGTGGCTTAGCGCGAAGGTACCGGGATGTGTGCATACGGACCTTTTACGACATGGTAAAATTCCTGATCCTTTTATCGGAACGAACGAGGAGAAGGTACAATGGATTGACAAACAGGACTGGATATACGAAGCCCATTTTGAAATGAGTGTGGAACAGCTTCAGTGCCCGTGTGTAGAATTGGTGCTGGAGGGCTTGGACACGTATGCGGAGGTAAAAGTGAATGGACACCCCGTTTTGACGGCCAACAATATGTTTCGGATGTGGAGACGGGATGTGAAGGCATGGGTTCAACAGGGAGAGAATCGGCTGGAAATCGCGTTCCGTTCTCCAATAGCTGAGGATGTGCCCAAGCTGGAACAACTAGGTTACGCTCTTCCTGCGCCGAATGATCAGTCCGAAGCAGGTGGTTTGGCGGACAAAAAGGTAAGCGTTTTCGCGCGCAAGGCTCCTTACCATTACGGTTGGGATTGGGGACCGAGGCTGGTGACGAGTGGCATTTGGAGAGAGGTGCGCGTGGAGGCATGGTCCGGCCTTATCGTAAGGGACTTGTTTATCCGGCAGGATGAAATAAGTGCAGAGGGAGCCAGACTCACGGCTGTGGCAGAGATTGAGAATGCGGGTGAGATCAGAGAAGCCGATCTGCGTATTTCCGCTGACGGCAGGGAGTGGTCGAAGCCTGTTCGTTTGTTGAAGGGAAGGCAAACGGTGGATCTGGAATTGTATATGGAGCAGCCAAAGCTGTGGTGGTGCCGGGGACTTGGAGAGCCGCATCTATATACGTTTGCAGCTGAGCTTGTGGAGCGGGATGAAGGAGCTGTAATCGCGGAAAAAACGGTGAAGACGGGCTTGCGTTCGATTCGTCTTGTGCGTGAACGGGATGTGGTGGGAGAGAGTTTTTATTTTGAACTGAACGGGGTTCCAGTGTTTGCGAAGGGAGCCAACCATATTCCGAATGACAGCTTTGCCCCTGAAGTGACACGGGAAAGGTATCGGCATGAGATTGCCAGCGCTGCCGCCTCTCATATGAACATGTTGCGGGTCTGGGGCGGCGGTATTTATGAGGAAGACGTATTTTATGAGCTTTGCGATGAATACGGTTTATTGATATGGCAGGATTTTATGTTCGCGTGCAGTATGTACCCGGGCGATCAAGCTTTTTTGGACAATGTGGCTAAGGAAGCGGAGGACAACATCAAGCGTCTGCGCAATCATCCATGTATCGCGTTATGGTGCGGCAATAATGAGATTGATTCGGCTTGGGCGCATTATGAGGAGAAGGGAGGCTGGGACTGGAAAAAGAATTATACGCCAGCGCAGCGAGAGCGCTTGTGGTCTGATTATGAGACGCTCTTTCACCGGATTTTACCGGAAGTGGTACACAGCTGGTCCCCGCAGACGGCATATTGGCCCTCGTCTCCACTGATCGGCCTGTCTGAAGACCGAAATCAGCATGCTCATCCGTCCTCGACGGCTGGGGATGTTCATTACTGGGGCGTGTGGCACGCATCTGAGCCTTTTGAGAATTACCATGTGCATGTGGGGCGTTTTATGAGTGAATATGGCTTTCAGTCCTTTCCCGAATACAGGTCCGTGCGCGCTTATGCGGAAGAGAACGATCTGGAGCTGGAATCTGCGGTAATGCTGGCCCATCAAAAGAACGGGGCGGGCAATCGCCTGATTAAAGAATATATGGAACGGTACATGCGGGAGCCGAAGGATTTTAAAGCTTTTCTTCCCATGAGTCAGATTTTACAGGCGGAAGCGATGAAAATGGCCATCGAGGCGCATCGGCGTCGCAAACCTTACTGCATGGGCACATTGTATTGGCAAATGAATGATTGCTGGCCCGTTGCCTCCTGGTCGAGTATGGACTATTTTGGTCGCTGGAAGGCGCTGCAATATACGGCTAAGCGCAGCTTTGTAGACGTGTTGCTGAGCGTGGCGGATACGGAGCAGGGTAATAAGGAGCTGCATATTGTCAACGATACGCTAAAACCTGTTCAAGGCACGCTGCGGCTGACGCTTTTGCATATCCGGGGTAGTAAGGCCATCCGTGAAGAGGACATTCAGGTAGAGCAGCAAGCTAATGCAGCGGGGTCGGTACATATACTGCCTGCCGACAAATGGCTGAAGGGCCTGAACCCTGCTGAGCATATGCTGGTCGCACGTTTGATACAAAACGGTGAACCGGTGGATTCCTGTGAAGTTTATTTTGCTGACACAAAAGAGATGCATTTGCCGCAGCCGAATATTGAAGTAACAGAGGTGCAGGGAAGCGGAGGAAGCAGCTTTAACCTTCGCTCGGATGTATTGGCGAGGCATGTATGGCTGTCGGCGGACCAGGAAGGCATTTTCAGCGACAATCATCTGGATTTGGCTCCCGGTATTCCTAAAACGGTGGGATTTTTGGCTCTGGGCAGAGGGAGCTCGGCTTTTGAGGCAGCTTCTCCAGGCAAACTGACGGTACGCTCGTTGCTAGATTGGATACAAGATTAGAGAACAGATCAGGTTTATCCGTACTTCATTTAGGCGGATAAGCCTTTTTTTGTTGTAAACATGATTTTGTGATGATATGTACAGCGCTTTCGTTGTGTTAGTATATTTAACAAAAAATAAGTTTTTAAATTTAATGTTAATGGATATTTGTGAGAAATCTATCTATTTAGCCTCTAATTTTGGTAAAATAGGTTCAAAGTATAATCAAGATCGCATTAAAGCTGACATCACGAGTATGCTTAGTGTTGGACGAAGGTCTATAAAAAGGGTCATGAAAGCATTAGGCGGCAGGGGGTATATGATGCGAAAGAGCTGGTACAGGAGATTGTTTTTTTCCTATTTCCCGATTTTTATGTTGACCGTGTCTATTCTCATTTTTTTATCCTTCCTGATCGTGAATGAGATATCGCGTAATGAAACCGGGAAGGCGAATCGGATCACGACCGGATTTGTGATGGACAGTGTGGAAAAGTCGCTGACGAAGGTAGAAATGGACGTATTAAGCGAGGCGGAAACCAATAAGAGCTACAGCTACTTTCTGAATGGACAGGCGCAGAGCGGCAGTACGATGTTGTATGGACTGGCAGGAAGCTTGCGTGCGCTCAAGGATAATCATGAATTGGTACATTCTATTTATATTTACAGGATGAAAGATCAAAAGGTACTTACCAGGAGCGGACTTCAGGATGCCAAGACATTTGGCGATTATCCGTATATCGAGCAGGCGCTGCGGTCTGAGGATCGGCAGTGGTCACCAGTGCGGGAATGGAAGGAGCCGGGCAAACATACGTCAGATCGTGTGATTTCGATGCATAAGCGTCTTCCGTTGCCGTTCGGGGGACAAGGGTTGCTGGTGGTCAATATCGGTGTGTATCCGTTAGAGCAAATGATCGGTCAAATGACGAATCCGGCGGTTTCTTATCTGGTGATTAAGGATGGCAATGGGCATACGATCTATCCGGTTGCATCCGGCGCAGGGGGAGCTGTAAAAGAGGAAGACGGACAGCAATTGACTCATCTGCCGTCGGCCCGGCTAGGGTGGAGCTTCGAAAGTGGCATTCGTGCCGGGCAACTGTTCGAGTGGGTGTCTGTGATTTCTTATGTTTGGATTGTGCTCGGGCTGGCTGTTGTCGTATTGGCAGTGATCTACATTATTTATGTAACACGCAGAAATTACAGGCCGATTCAACTGATGATGCAGCGCATTCAACAATTGCCGGGCCGCCCCGGTGAGGAAAACAACAAAGATGAGCTGTGGATGATTGATCACGCGCTGCAAAGTCTGATTCGGCAAACGGTCGATTATGAACAGCAAGAGCAGGCGAATGTACTTATTCGGCGACGACAGCTGTTCCTTGACCTGATGGAAGGTACAACCATGGAAACGGCCGCGGTGCGTTTGGATAATCTGTCTCCTTTTGTGGACGATACCCAGAGAGAGGCTATCCGTGTCTACGCCGTCATGGTGGTAGAGCTGCATGATCTGGAACTGGAGCAGCCGTACACAACAGAAGGACCACAAGCGGGTAGTAGAAGTTCGAATGAGCATGGAAGTGAAGATCAACGCCTAAGCCTGTCGTTGCTTGGTGTGATGCAGGAGCTTGCAGCCACTTATGGTTGGCAGGGCTGGGCAGAATGGATGAGCCGCGAAAGAATTGCCATTTTGCTGCGGAAAGAGGATGGTGATGGGGAAGGGTTGCTGGCTGTGAAGCTGCAAGAGATGGCGCAAACGGGCTGCGAGTGGCTACAGGGTCATCTGGGTGTACAGCTCACCATCGGAATTGGTGGTCAAACTCAAGAGCTGGAGTATATTAAGGATTCCTATCGGGCGTCTGTTTCTGCCCTTCGGTATCGGCTAACGCTCGGGGTACGCGATATTGTGACCAGTGACCAGGTTCCGCAGGACAATGAAATTCCGTTATATACGTATCTGCCGTTGATTTCAGAGACGATCCGTTCTTTTCGGCTGGCCAGCCATGATTGGCGTGGACAGTTGGAAGGTATATTCGCAACGATGGAAACGGACAAGTTGAAGGATGGGGATATTTTAACCGTGATTCAGTGGTTACAGGAGCTGCTGGAAAGGGAAATGCGCGAGATGAAGGACGTGTCGGGCGCATTGGATCGTTATTTTAACGGTTCGGAGATGGAGAGGTGGAGATTTGAGGTGGAGTCTGCTCCTTCGCTGGCCCTGATGCACACCCTGATGCTGGAACACATGACCACCGTGTACCGGACTTATGTTGCAGCCAGTGAAACCAAGAGCTATCGGGCTATGGTCAGTGAGATGAAGCAGTATATTGAAGAGCATTATACGAACCCGGATTTATCTTTGAATCATTTGAGCGAACGTTTTGATGTATCGCCTAAATATGCCAGTCATCTGTTTAAAACTGAGTTTGATATGAAATTCGTGGATTTTTTGACCCGGTTGCGCATGAACCATGCCCAGCAAATGCTGTGCAACACTACAGAGACGGTTCAGCATATTGCCACCCAGGTCGGTTATGCCAATTCGATTACCTTTGGACGGGTGTTCAAGCGTGTGGTTGGTGTAACGCCGGGAGATTATCGCAAGCTGAGAATGAAGCCGGAAGATTCATCGTTAACAGGGGGAGCGCTTTAGGCGCTCGCCTTTTTTGCTTTTTCGTTAAAAAGGCGGGCAGACGGTGTCGGTTTATGGGGCGGAATTTAGTTTATTGCGGCACAGGGGGACAAATGCGATACTTATGTCCATATCTTGAACCTACAGGGCGTCAACGGCCGA carries:
- a CDS encoding glycoside hydrolase family 2 protein, with protein sequence MFNVTGLDNWRFREAQGDEWLSAKVPGCVHTDLLRHGKIPDPFIGTNEEKVQWIDKQDWIYEAHFEMSVEQLQCPCVELVLEGLDTYAEVKVNGHPVLTANNMFRMWRRDVKAWVQQGENRLEIAFRSPIAEDVPKLEQLGYALPAPNDQSEAGGLADKKVSVFARKAPYHYGWDWGPRLVTSGIWREVRVEAWSGLIVRDLFIRQDEISAEGARLTAVAEIENAGEIREADLRISADGREWSKPVRLLKGRQTVDLELYMEQPKLWWCRGLGEPHLYTFAAELVERDEGAVIAEKTVKTGLRSIRLVRERDVVGESFYFELNGVPVFAKGANHIPNDSFAPEVTRERYRHEIASAAASHMNMLRVWGGGIYEEDVFYELCDEYGLLIWQDFMFACSMYPGDQAFLDNVAKEAEDNIKRLRNHPCIALWCGNNEIDSAWAHYEEKGGWDWKKNYTPAQRERLWSDYETLFHRILPEVVHSWSPQTAYWPSSPLIGLSEDRNQHAHPSSTAGDVHYWGVWHASEPFENYHVHVGRFMSEYGFQSFPEYRSVRAYAEENDLELESAVMLAHQKNGAGNRLIKEYMERYMREPKDFKAFLPMSQILQAEAMKMAIEAHRRRKPYCMGTLYWQMNDCWPVASWSSMDYFGRWKALQYTAKRSFVDVLLSVADTEQGNKELHIVNDTLKPVQGTLRLTLLHIRGSKAIREEDIQVEQQANAAGSVHILPADKWLKGLNPAEHMLVARLIQNGEPVDSCEVYFADTKEMHLPQPNIEVTEVQGSGGSSFNLRSDVLARHVWLSADQEGIFSDNHLDLAPGIPKTVGFLALGRGSSAFEAASPGKLTVRSLLDWIQD
- a CDS encoding LacI family DNA-binding transcriptional regulator is translated as MRGKITLQEIADAAGVSKFAVSRALSGKPGVSEETRAVLVKLAAQMGYFRNHPKTTGVEPRDTDAGEWSGTVLVLFPNIRHQNRESRYWGPVFEGISERLNGKGMNMLTLTEPSTEDMFSLLNPEAIRGIITVGSISTSILLNIYRMSIPVVMVDHWDAAFLSDTVFTDNRTCMSELMRNVLCRGYTRFQFVGNIDDAHSFYERWEAFRSTLELGGIDLKQNGALLHMGAQKLAEELDKLTEDELPEIFVCVNDVTAGHVVDVLKRKGIDVPRRCGVTGFDDTSEQMPIYATVRVDKELLGMRAVDQLLWRITNPDSPVEKKLLHAELVIREGYAPRLSQGNDDHEHPISTIKYS
- a CDS encoding ABC transporter substrate-binding protein; the protein is MFKIRSVRQGSILLLALLLLVTTGCANGTGGTAEKENPDDTSPVTLTFFGGDASSNWNNMKDAIGQEIIKKTGVTLNGEHAVNGRSEEKFALMAASGEYPDLVYPKSDVGKLVDAGALIDLTDLIDKYGPNIKKVYGDYFNRIKYSNDDPAIYTIPTNLGVDHIAFDAQAGFEIQHQALEKLGYPKIRTVQDFEKALKDYVALYPTTNGQPTIPLSLDAEDWKIQITVTNPAVTATGGPDDGEYYIDPKTRKAILHYKRPEEREYFRWLNHMYNEGLLDKDTFVQKSDQYKSKIAAGRVIGLIDQEWNYQDAENALKAAGKDEFTYAHFPVTLSEKYEDHSLQPLGFDAAYGIGITTSCKNPVRAIKFLDFLASDEGQILRNWGIEGQHYKVENGKRVIPPDVQQRKNTDNSAFMRESGIGLYWIWGPHYGDGIKDPSGNYYTTNYPEMITENYSRAEKKSLQAYNARTWKDLFPNEKDFPVKEWGAAYNMPVPTNTNYNVIYQKSQDIVRKRIPEAVLAKPDQFDAVYDRMLQELDQAGVPKAEEIYTGLIQNRLKLWNAEK
- a CDS encoding AraC family transcriptional regulator; translated protein: MMRKSWYRRLFFSYFPIFMLTVSILIFLSFLIVNEISRNETGKANRITTGFVMDSVEKSLTKVEMDVLSEAETNKSYSYFLNGQAQSGSTMLYGLAGSLRALKDNHELVHSIYIYRMKDQKVLTRSGLQDAKTFGDYPYIEQALRSEDRQWSPVREWKEPGKHTSDRVISMHKRLPLPFGGQGLLVVNIGVYPLEQMIGQMTNPAVSYLVIKDGNGHTIYPVASGAGGAVKEEDGQQLTHLPSARLGWSFESGIRAGQLFEWVSVISYVWIVLGLAVVVLAVIYIIYVTRRNYRPIQLMMQRIQQLPGRPGEENNKDELWMIDHALQSLIRQTVDYEQQEQANVLIRRRQLFLDLMEGTTMETAAVRLDNLSPFVDDTQREAIRVYAVMVVELHDLELEQPYTTEGPQAGSRSSNEHGSEDQRLSLSLLGVMQELAATYGWQGWAEWMSRERIAILLRKEDGDGEGLLAVKLQEMAQTGCEWLQGHLGVQLTIGIGGQTQELEYIKDSYRASVSALRYRLTLGVRDIVTSDQVPQDNEIPLYTYLPLISETIRSFRLASHDWRGQLEGIFATMETDKLKDGDILTVIQWLQELLEREMREMKDVSGALDRYFNGSEMERWRFEVESAPSLALMHTLMLEHMTTVYRTYVAASETKSYRAMVSEMKQYIEEHYTNPDLSLNHLSERFDVSPKYASHLFKTEFDMKFVDFLTRLRMNHAQQMLCNTTETVQHIATQVGYANSITFGRVFKRVVGVTPGDYRKLRMKPEDSSLTGGAL
- a CDS encoding GNAT family protein — its product is MPHMIGERIVLREYRQEDIPEIRKWVNDPDITCGLSDVFTYPHSQTNSEAYVQMMIDGNSEIKGFVIAHKDTLDYIGQLDLFKINWMNRHATLGIVIGRDDNLGKGYGREAIRLLQKFVFHTLNLNRLELEVYSYNERAYRCYLACGFKEEGRLRQKLFREGQYYDIIQMGILRSEYEAAEQTTESSQNV
- the nrdI gene encoding class Ib ribonucleoside-diphosphate reductase assembly flavoprotein NrdI is translated as MLIAYDSKTGNVKRFIGKLKLPAVQIQEQMTIEEPYVLITYTTGFGQIPERVSSFLQKNAQNLVGVAASGNRNWGESFAKSADLISDHYNVPVISKFELSGTFGDVERFKQEVSRVAAY